TGAAAAACATCTTACGGAATGTGTCCAAAAGCTGGGTTCACCAACAGGTGGGTTAAGCCTAAAGTATGGTGTATACGAAGGTACGCCAATAGAAAATGTTGCGGCGGTAGTAAAAACTATGGAATCCCTTGGCGGGTACTGGCTGAAGAAGAGTTAAGTTTATAATGCTAAAAATAAGAGCTGAACAATTTAAGACAGTTAATCGTGTAGAACGCATAAAAAAGGTAGTAACTGCGCGGCAGGAGTGCGTGGTGGTACTCGAAGATATATACGATCCGCATAACGCGGAAGCTGTGTTCCGCAGCTGTGACGCGTTTGGCGTACAAAAAGTGTGCCTCATATTTGAACATGAAAAAAAGTTCAATCCACGAAAGGTTGGGAAATCAACATCCTCTTCTGCAAACAAGTGGCTGGATTTCATGTCATACGACTCTACAGAAATGTGTTTATCCAAGTTGAAAACTGAAGGGTATACAATTATTGCAACCGCGTTTACCCCGGACGCTGTATCGTTGTATGAATCGGATATTAGCAGTTTAGCAAAACCTGTACTTATGTTTGGGAACGAACACCGCGGGTTATCAGAGAAAGCTGTCGAACTTGC
This genomic interval from Elusimicrobiota bacterium contains the following:
- a CDS encoding RNA methyltransferase, with product MLKIRAEQFKTVNRVERIKKVVTARQECVVVLEDIYDPHNAEAVFRSCDAFGVQKVCLIFEHEKKFNPRKVGKSTSSSANKWLDFMSYDSTEMCLSKLKTEGYTIIATAFTPDAVSLYESDISSLAKPVLMFGNEHRGLSEKAVELADIKIIIPMRGFVQSLNLSVTAAICMYELTRQRITAKNMNKSLLSVEEQKKLYDELIKK